In Coturnix japonica isolate 7356 chromosome 9, Coturnix japonica 2.1, whole genome shotgun sequence, a single window of DNA contains:
- the P2RY1 gene encoding P2Y purinoceptor 1: MTEALISAALNGTQPELLAGGWAAGNATTKCSLTKTGFQFYYLPTVYILVFITGFLGNSVAIWMFVFHMRPWSGISVYMFNLALADFLYVLTLPALIFYYFNKTDWIFGDVMCKLQRFIFHVNLYGSILFLTCISVHRYTGVVHPLKSLGRLKKKTAVYVSSLVWALVVAVIAPILFYSGTGVRRNKTITCYDTTADEYLRSYFVYSMCTTVFMFCIPFIVILGCYGMIVKALIYKDLDNSPLRRKSIYLVIIVLTVFAVSYLPFHVMKTLNLRARLDFQTPQMCAFNDKVYATYQVTRGLASLNSCVDPILYFLAGDTFRRRLSRATRKSSRRSEPNVQSKSEEMTLNILAEYKQNGDTSL; encoded by the coding sequence ATGACCGAAGccctcatctctgctgctctgaacgGGACGCAGCCCGAGCTGCTGGCCGGCGGCTGGGCCGCGGGAAACGCCACCACCAAGTGCTCCCTGACCAAAACGGGCTTCCAGTTCTACTACCTGCCCACCGTCTACATCCTCGTCTTCATCACCGGGTTCTTGGGCAACAGCGTGGCCATCTGGATGTTCGTCTTCCACATGCGGCCGTGGAGCGGCATCTCGGTGTACATGTTCAACCTGGCGCTGGCCGACTTCCTGTATGTCCTCACGCTGCCCGCCCTCATCTTCTACTACTTCAACAAAACCGACTGGATCTTCGGGGATGTCATGTGCAAGCTGCAGAGGTTCATTTTCCACGTGAACCTCTATGGCAGCATTCTGTTCCTCACGTGCATAAGCGTGCACAGGTACACGGGCGTCGTGCACCCGCTGAAGTCGCTGGGGAGGCTGAAGAAGAAGACCGCCGTGTATGTCAGCTCGCTGGTGTGGGCCCTGGTGGTGGCCGTCATCGCGCCCATCCTCTTCTACTCAGGGACGGGGGTGAGGAGGAACAAAACCATCACGTGCTACGACACCACGGCCGACGAGTACCTGCGGAGCTACTTCGTGTACAGCATGTGCACCACGGTGTTCATGTTCTGCATCCCCTTCATCGTCATCCTCGGCTGCTACGGCATGATCGTGAAAGCTCTGATCTACAAGGACCTGGACAACTCTCCTCTGCGGAGGAAGTCCATCTACCTGGTCATCATCGTCTTGACGGTCTTCGCCGTCTCCTACCTCCCCTTCCACGTGATGAAGACCCTGAACCTGAGGGCCAGGCTGGATTTCCAGACCCCACAGATGTGTGCCTTCAACGACAAGGTGTACGCCACCTACCAGGTGACGCGGGGGCTGGCCAGCCTCAACAGCTGCGTCGACCCCATCCTCTACTTCCTGGCCGGGGACACCTTCCGCCGTCGGCTCTCCAGGGCCACCCGTAAGTCATCCCGGAGGAGCGAGCCCAACGTGCAGTCCAAGAGCGAGGAGATGACACTCAATATTTTGGCAGAGTACAAGCAGAACGGGGACACCAGTTTGTGA